Proteins encoded in a region of the Mercenaria mercenaria strain notata chromosome 1, MADL_Memer_1, whole genome shotgun sequence genome:
- the LOC128545859 gene encoding uncharacterized protein LOC128545859 → MAYKLLFGILTILCFTEAANGIKCSYYESGSYWSDQTTKYIYCDSSCCGDMYNRYCCDFSNVGLIIGISIGSILLVATVVTVFVVICCCCKRSRGQPGQVFQPASVTTTTIHGMQTVPSTGFGQTGYINGAYPQQIQTANMVPGTAQKWQEPPPEYTATNNI, encoded by the exons ATGGCGTACAAACTTTTGTTTGGAATTCTTACGATCTTATGTTTCACAG AAGCGGCGAATGGGATAAAGTGTTCGTATTACGAGTCTGGCAGTTACTGGTCTGACCAGACTacgaaatatatatattgtgacaGCAGCTGTTGCGGTGATATGTACAACAGATATTGCTGCGATTTTAG TAACGTTGGACTTATTATTGGCATAAGTATTGGATCAATTCTTCTAGTCGCTACTGTTGTTACAGTGTTTGTTGTTATTTGTTGTTGCTGTAAGAGGTCTCGGGGACAGCCAGGACAGGTGTTTCAACCAGCAagtgtaacaacaacaacaa TTCACGGTATGCAAACAGTTCCGTCAACTGGCTTTGGACAAACTGGATACATCAATGGTGCATACCCACAACAAATACAGACAGCAAATATGGTTCCTGGTACAGCGCAGAAATGGCAAGAGCCTCCGCCGGAATACACCGCCACAAACAATATCTAG
- the LOC123537855 gene encoding protein shisa-4-like isoform X3, whose protein sequence is MTDRIYFVVVLFICVTVVHAGEYCTKNNYGSIFDDTMYCATSCCGDKYNRYCCVSNTGLVVGIVLGVIGLVAVIVSVLVAVFCCCRKTRGQTGQVCQPVGVATTVPVYGVQTTAVGYGQVGYTNVAFPQQVQTTNMPGPADNSQKWQQPPPPYNTAVTS, encoded by the exons TTGTACATGCCGGGGAATATTGTACAAAGAACAATTATGGATCAATCTTTGACGACACAATGTACTGCGCAACGTCTTGTTGTGGAGATAAATATAACAGATACTGCTGTGTCAG CAATACAGGACTCGTCGTAGGCATTGTGCTGGGTGTAATTGGTCTTGTTGCAGTGATAGTGTCAGTGTTGGTGGCTGTATTCTGTTGCTGTCGAAAAACCAGAGGACAGACGGGTCAGGTGTGTCAACCAGTAGGCGTAGCAACTACAG tacCGGTGTATGGCGTGCAGACAACCGCTGTAGGGTATGGACAAGTTGGATATACAAATGTCGCATTTCCGCAACAAGTGCAGACAACAAACATGCCTGGTCCAGCAGATAATTCCCAGAAATGGCAACAGCCCCCACCTCCATACAATACTGCCGTCACAAGCTAA
- the LOC123537855 gene encoding protein shisa-4-like isoform X2 → MTDKVYFIVVLFICVTVVHAGEYCTKNNYGSIFDDTMYCATSCCGDKYNRYCCVSNTGLVVGIVLGVIGLVAVIVSVLVAVFCCCRKTRGQTGQVCQPVGVATTVPVYGVQTTAVGYGQVGYTNVAFPQQVQTTNMPGPADNSQKWQQPPPPYNTAVTS, encoded by the exons ATGACGGATAAAGTGTATTTCATTGTGGTTTTATTCATTTGTGTCACAG TTGTACATGCCGGGGAATATTGTACAAAGAACAATTATGGATCAATCTTTGACGACACAATGTACTGCGCAACGTCTTGTTGTGGAGATAAATATAACAGATACTGCTGTGTCAG CAATACAGGACTCGTCGTAGGCATTGTGCTGGGTGTAATTGGTCTTGTTGCAGTGATAGTGTCAGTGTTGGTGGCTGTATTCTGTTGCTGTCGAAAAACCAGAGGACAGACGGGTCAGGTGTGTCAACCAGTAGGCGTAGCAACTACAG tacCGGTGTATGGCGTGCAGACAACCGCTGTAGGGTATGGACAAGTTGGATATACAAATGTCGCATTTCCGCAACAAGTGCAGACAACAAACATGCCTGGTCCAGCAGATAATTCCCAGAAATGGCAACAGCCCCCACCTCCATACAATACTGCCGTCACAAGCTAA